The following DNA comes from Enterocloster bolteae.
AGCGAATCAGAGACATCCATCTATTCCATCCATATTACCCAAAGGGGATTGCGGATAGCTGGGACTATTCAAATCCATTGGCGATTCGATTACTGGAATTATTAGAATCATATCGGGAGTTACAATAACGTTGAGGCAGTTTCCGGATTACCGGGCTGACAAACCTGGAATTACAGAGAGGAAGGAACTTTCAATCATGCTGATTTATATTGAAATGTATCCAAAGGACAGATTGCTAAATGGCCCGAAATGTTCTGTGTCTGAATTAAAGAAAAGACTGGCAAAAATTCTGGCAGAAGCCGAAACAAAGGATTTTATTTCAATATTTTGTGCGCGATATAATTTTGAAGAAATGCCTCTTGATAATGTGCCGATTAATGAAAATATTGAAGTTGACTATTATATGGACATAGATGCAGGACTTATTCATAAACCATCGCGTTGAGTAAAACTTTCACTCATGGTAAGAAAGGATTCCCGGCTTACCGGGCTGACAATCGGAAGTTGAGGAGATACGAATGGAATGACTGAACGCCAGAAACTAATTGCATATAAACAGACCGTACAGGCTGCCAAAAACAAATTAAAACAAATGAGCGGTATCAGCATACTGGAACTTTTAGAGCAGAATGAAAATCCGGGTTTAAACGAAATGTTTTCCGCCTATACCACTACTTTTGGAAATGATATTGAACCATATAGCAAGTTATCATACCAATCTCCAGCAGAGACGGTTTATTCCTGGCTCATTGGTACTATGGATTTGAAGGAAAACGATGAGTATTACTTTTACTGCGGCATATGGTGCAGGATTAAGCTATTGGATTTACGGCTTGCAATCCCCTCCCTGTGGTTACATAATGGAAATACCAAAGGCTTTCTGCTCGCTGAGACAGATTTAAACCGTATGCTGGAGGCCGGCTCTGATTCCCGCGATGAATATCATTATTTAATTGACATATGGAATTATAGTGAACAGAGAAATTATTAAATCGGAGTTTGAAGGAGGTAAAACAAGATGAAATATAAAGTTAAAATAACTGTCATTGATAAAAAACTTTATCCTGAATTGCAACAACAATATTGTCATGACCCCAATTCGGGTATCTGTCCTTGCTATAATGTGGGAGATGAATTTGTATTTTATCGTGATGATGAAAGAGATGATTTCTGGCATATGGGTTTGAATACATTAATTAAGACCAGTGGTAATGCAGATACAGTTGCAGGCGGACCTAAAATGCCATTTTGTTCCGAAGCATGGGACGCTATTTCACATTATATTTATACCGGACTTCAAGGCGGCTCTATCATGAAAGGTTGGATGAGAGAAGAAAACACCATGATTACCTGCTGCTCGGACGGAACAAGGCCTGTAATTTTCAAAATTGAGCGAATTGACTACGAATAAAAATCTGGAACTTTTAGTTTATGCAACCGGAACACAGACCATTAGGAGGAAAAATGATTTTATACAGACCTGTTGGCTCAAAAGAATTGGAGCTGATAAAGAAAAGCAATTATCGCAGATTTCCACCGAGATTAGTGGAACAGCCTATTTTTTATCCAGTCCTGAACGAACAGTACGCAACGGAGATTGCTTCCAGCTGGAATGTAAAATATAATGAAGACCACAGAGGTTATGTCACAAAGTTTGAGGTAGACGACCAATATTGTAGACAGTTTGAAGTCCATCAGGTCGGGGGCCCGCACCATAAGGAGTTATGGGTCCCAGCCGAAAAACTGGATGAATTTAATGAGCATATCATCGGGGAAATACATATCATCAGCGAATTTTCAGATAGATAATATGTTATCTTGTAAAACCGGTGTGGCCTCGGAAGCAATGAGAGGGCTATCAGGAATAGGGAGTTTAACCAGAAAGGAGGTCCAGAGAATCATTGGAATACAAAGTGAATGACCAGGGGCTTAACGCTTCCGTATTTATCCCTTTTGTCAATAAAGTATGGCCTGGAGATTATGATGAAGAGAAAACGCAGTCAGCATTGTCAAAAACACTGAACATAAGCGCTTACGAAAATAACGTACTTGTAGGCTGCCTGCGGATTCTTTCAGACGGCTATTTCTTTGGCACAATTACAGAACTGCTTGTTCTTCCCGAATATCAGAAACGTGGTATCGGCAGCAAGCTCCTCCAGCTTGCTAAGGATAATACGCCAACCATGCTGTATTTTGGCGCACAGCCGGGAGTTGAACCGTTCTACGAAAGGAACGGTTGCCAACGGAGCCTGCAATCCTACACAATAAGGGGCACAAAATGACCAATTACACATTTGAAGAGATAAAAGGATTGTTATTAAAAAGCATCCAGGAGCATGATTTTGAATCAGAATTACGCTTATGCTTTCATGACAACCCGAATGAATACATGATTATAATTTATGACGACCACTGCTCTTTTCAGCGGTGCGGCAATCCAAAAGAAGCAAGCGGCGAGTACAACTACAAATCATTGGATGAGCTGTATAACGCCCAACAGGTTGATGGGATTGTTTTGGAAAGGGACTGGGAAAAAATTAAAGAGTTGTAGTGTACGGATTTTGACATATTGGGCCTATGGGACTAATGGAGGGATACCATATGACAGCAGAAGAAGTCTTTTGCGAGTTAAGCGATAAATATGGTGATGATTTTAACTGGCATATGCTGCCACTCTCAAATCATACATTTACAGCAGAGCTAAAGAAAGAAATCGGTAAGAATCATTTTCTCTATCATAAACAGATATGGGCAGTGGCCAAATGTGATTCAAATGATGATGTCTTGTATCTGGCTGATAATGGCGGAGGCGCAGACATATATTATATTTTCCATTTGACTTATTCTGAATGTAATACAGATGGATTCCCCCGATATAAAAAGTTTGAAGGGATAAATGCAGTAAAAGAATATATAGAACAATCATTAAATCAGGACTCATCTTTTTAAAGGAGCGCTTATGTTATATCTGCTGGTATTGACTGACCCTGAATTATCTTATGATAATTATTCAGAGGATTTTTACATTGGCCTATTTGATACTGAACAGCAAGCTGAGGATATTGCCAAGCATTATCTTAAAAATATAAAAGGCTTCTGCGATTTCCCATGTACATACCGTATTGTGAAGAAAGACGTTATTGGCGATTTCAACAGTAGGATATCTGATTACTTATGGACGGTACATGGATGGAATACAAATGAATACCTAGATGAGATAGACATAATCGAAAGCCCATGCTTCCTCACAGAAGAACAGGCAGACGCAGAGCTTCCGGTCATGAAGAAGAAATACCAACGGGAAGAATGGACTGTAACCCGATGGAAAATAGGCGCATTGGAATGGCGTGAAGGTTTTGTCAGAATGGTCGATGGCGAGCCTGTGAACTGATTGCAAAATCAAAAGGAGATAAAGAACAATGAGCAAATATAATACCCTATGGGAATATGTACAGAAAAACGGAAGCCCATCATTCAAGCTTACTTTTGAAGAAATACAGGAGATTGCAGGCATCCCCATAGACCACTCTTTCTTGAATTACAAAAAAGAGCTGACAGACTACGGCTATCAGGTCGGTAAGATTTCCATGAAGGAACAGACGGTCATTTTCAACAGAATGGATTGATAAACAGGGTGTTCGAGGTGATAAATACTTATGGAATCAACAGAAGAAAAACCAGCTGGGCAGGAATGGCAATGGTGCCTGGTCGGGAATATCGTCGGGGAACATAAATACGGGGAAACGGACGAAATTCCGGCAACGAGCTGTGTGGCCGTATCCACTGCCATATAGATGCTGGGGCGTCCCACAACCACAGAACGGTCAAACCGGGACACCAGGTAAATGTCGGCCTCGGTGGCGTCCATCTGGAACGCGCCCACCCGGTCCTTCCACCTCATGGTGGAGCCATACAATGGCCGCTTATTCCTCTGGTAATTGGAGAGCCCTCCCCTGGAGACACTGCACTTGATGGACTTGCTGTATCCATGCCTGTAGTAATAATGTTCAAAGCTGTACCATGAAGGGACTACCTCCATCAGCTTCCCATCCGGCGTCATATACCGGGATGCCAGCATGTGGTCGTATGTATCCCTTAGGGACATCTTCTTTGCGCTGAAATAGAACTTCCGTATGGCCCAGTCAAAATTCCTTACGTCCCTATCTTTTCCTCTTTCCCTTCCCCCTTTCTCCATGAGCACCAGCCTTGCCAGATATTTGTAATACAGTCCCAGTATCCGTTTCCTTGTGGTCCCGTTTTCTTCTGCAATCCTCTTTGCCATGGCCAGCCGCGATTTCCCGTCAACGATGTAAATGGAATCCTCCAGCAGCGGTTCAATCAACGCAAGCCTCTTCATTTCCGCCTCTGTCAGATGCTTTGCCTGCTCCAGGGCAACCCTGTACCCCTCCGGCATCTCTACCTTCTCACAGGCCTCCAGGAAAGCAGCCGTGATGTATTGCGGCGCCCCAGGCTCGTCATAGGAGATGACCCAGGCCCCATGGTCCAGGGCAATCAGCCTCTTGAACAATTCCCCATTCATCCTAAAAAACAACCTCATCCCCTCCTCTGTCTATGACCACGATTTTCCAGTCATCCACGTCAAGCTGCTTCCAGTACCTGCGCGACAGCTCCAGCTTCTGGATGGCAGATTTCTTAACCAGCTGCGCCACTGATACCACTTCCCGTATACCCGTAGTCCCATCCGCATTCTCAATCCAGAAGTCCGAAGCCCAGGCTATCCCGAAGCATTCCGGACGTATCCCCAGCCTTGAGACCTCTTCCATAAAACCCGGGTCCAATGGCAGGATGCATTTATACTTCACCACATGGGGGCTGGCCTCCAGAAGGTCTGCATATGCTTTTGCGTCCTTGCTGTGTACCGACATCAAAGACTTATTCTTTTCACTGTAAAACTGTATATCCCTATACTTTGACTCCGTTTTATCCATATATGCCTCCTTGCTCCATGTGCCCTATTCCGGGCGCTCAATTACCTCATAG
Coding sequences within:
- a CDS encoding TIGR04076 family protein, with protein sequence MKYKVKITVIDKKLYPELQQQYCHDPNSGICPCYNVGDEFVFYRDDERDDFWHMGLNTLIKTSGNADTVAGGPKMPFCSEAWDAISHYIYTGLQGGSIMKGWMREENTMITCCSDGTRPVIFKIERIDYE
- a CDS encoding GNAT family N-acetyltransferase, which translates into the protein MEYKVNDQGLNASVFIPFVNKVWPGDYDEEKTQSALSKTLNISAYENNVLVGCLRILSDGYFFGTITELLVLPEYQKRGIGSKLLQLAKDNTPTMLYFGAQPGVEPFYERNGCQRSLQSYTIRGTK